In Caloramator sp. E03, the sequence TCCGTATACATTGATTTTACTAAGTTTTAAGGCATAATAAAATTTTAATTGCAGTACAAAATAAAGGATGTAAATTAAGCTTACAGCCTTTTTAATATTAGGCTGGCAGGTAACTCTTCAATTAACTTTTGGTCGCCCAAATTTTGGAGGAGTAAATTGTATCTTTGAATAAGGTTATACTACAAAATTTATAGTCCAACTTAATTTTAAGGTGGTTATTAATTTTAAATGCTGTTAAGTAAAATCTTACAAAGGGTATTTCCAAAATGGAATATCCTTGCGAAACCATCACTAAACAAATTTATTATTTAGTAAAACTAACGCCCCAATTTTTCGGGTGGTTGTTACTCTTTTTTAAGTAATAGCTATCTATGAAATTTTTTACTTACAACTCCTTATTTTAAATTCCTGAGAACGCAATTTTGCGTTTTCTAAATTTTACCTTTACGATGTCGGTTAAAGATACATCCTTTTTATTTTGATGTCTATAATACTGGAAATAGTGATATTATAGACGGCAAAAACACTGGAGAAAGTGCACAAAGAAAAGAAAAGAAAAGTAAAGAAAATAATAATAATAAAATATTATTATCCGTAATAACTCATTAAAGGCAAAAATAATCTCCCCAAATTTGGGGAAATATAAATGTTCGCAGCTATCTATTTGTAAACTTGTAAACCATTTTAAAAATTTTATGCTAAGGGGATTTTCGGGATTCGCAAGACCCGCATCTCCCCCACCCCTCAGGAAGTACCTTTAAAATAGATTTTACCTTGGCAAGTACGGACAATCTGTCCGTGGTTGAAAATTCCTCAGGAAGTACCTTTAAAATAGATTTTACCTTGGTGCAATGCTGCACTAAGGTTTTGCTGTTTTCGCAGCAATGCGATTTAACCTCTTCGCAGCAATGCGAATAAGTTATACCCCCCACCTTCTAATTTACAAAGTCCATAACATGCCCTCGAACCTGTCAACAATTTTTTATATATATTTTTAACCTTTCCTATTATCCTGTTATAGTCAAATAAAGAGAGAATATAATAGTTTCTGCATACATAAATCATTTTGCTCTCTTTACTTTTCTTTACTTTACTTTCCTTTACTTTACTTTGTGAATTAATGTTAACATTAACTATCTTATTGGCGGTATTAATGTTAACAATAACAAGGTTTTTGTATGCATTAATTTTTTAACCTCCCGTCAGTAGTGTCGATAGGTTATCTAAACTAAAAATTATAATATCTAAAATAATTAGTGACAGTGATGTCTATTATTTGATTTTTTACTTAAATTAATTTTACATATTTTACCTGTTTGACGTTAATTCCGAGTTAATGGAAGTTATTTCGGAGTTTACTGGGGTTTCCTCTGGAGAAAACTCAATAAACTCTGGAGAAAGTACACAAATAAAAGAAAAGAAAATAAAAGAAAATAAAAATAAAATAAATAATATAAAATTAGCTACTGACGAGACTAATTTTATTAAAAATATGGTTTCACAAAATTGTTAAACCATAACAACTTATTTCTACCTGCTATATTTCTTAAATAGTCTAACCTTTTTATGTTGAAAAGTATGCCCTAACTAAAATAATTAAAGGACTCCGTAATTTATGGAGTCCCTTTTGGAAGGAAGTCGTTATTTTTATTTTTATATCTAACGGCTTAATGTGGTCATGCTGCTACCGTATAATTTTCTTTTCTGGAAGAACCTATAAAATATAAATAGATTCGTTTACAGGTGCATATATAATTTACCCCTTGAACGTTTCTTTTTTTAGGAACACGGATATAATATTATTTTTATAGGTCAAGGTTGACACGGCACAACAAGAAAATATTTTTTTATTTTTATGTGAATTTTATATAAAGGCAATAATTAGCTTATGCCAGTATGCTCATTTTAGAAACAATCAACTGTCCAATTGTATATACCCTTAACCCGTATATAGTATATTGATGCAGAGATATTTTACCTATGCAGTGAGGCTTGTGGTATCCACAATTTAATATTTTACATGTTCACTACCCATTAGGGGTATATTCCCCTTGCATGCGTAATAACTCCTCTTTGTCGTCCCTGCCGCCCGTTCTCCCAATATTGAGATGTTTTTGATTTTTTAAATCATGGGGGTATTCCTCATTATCTCTCCTAACTTTTCAGGAGGTGTATTTTTTATTATTTCTCTTAACTTTTCCCTTAGCAGCTCTCTTTTCATTACGGTTAATTCAACGGTACTTGTTGTAAAGCTTGTCTGTACTTTCGGTTTAGAATAATCAACTGCCTTTACATAAAAAGTATTTTCATCTATCCAATGCCTGTAAATCACTTTTAATTTTCTTACCTTAGTCCGCAAATTATTTTTTAACCGGCTTTTAAAATTTCTAAACTCTTTGTTAGTCATTCCCATTCTTTCAGCAATTGAGTTTTCCGTTAGTCCATAAACAAATTTTAATTTTATAAACTCTAATTCCTGCTCTGTTAGTTTCTCCTTTAATGCTGCCCATACTTCACTTTTAAATTCCTTCTTCTCTAATTCCTCATCTATAATAAAACTTTTATCTTTCAACATATCAATAAAGGTTAAATTATCTTCTTCCCCTTCATTGTTAATCTTTTCATCAAGGCTTAGAGTTTCCTCATGCCCTTCTAATGCTCGTCTTATTGTTTGTTTTATCCATATAACCGCATAGGTTGAAAATTTGTTACCCATTGAAGGATCGTATTTTTCTATTGCTTTAATAAGTCCTATCGTCCCTATCTGTATTAAATCCTCTAAGTCAAAGTCCTTGTAATTATCCACTTCAAACAGGACATAATATTTATTAGCTATATGCCTAACAAGGTTAATGTTTTTTAATATCAGCTGCTCCCTTGCTTTTTTATCACCTTTCATATACATTTCAAACATCTGTTCATTAGTCAAGGTACCACTTCCTTTTTTTACCTTATGACAACTCTGTGACAACTTTAAAATTTGAAAAGCCTTGAAAAATCTACGTTGTGACAAGTGTGACAACTTTGACCCCTTATTGTTTTATATATATTTTTATATTCTTTTATCCATATAAGACTTATACAACAAAATTTGTCATAGTTGTCATAAAAATAATATAAATATAGTAATATCAAGGGTTTAAAGGTATTCTAAAACTTGTCACAAACCTGTCACAACCTGTCACAACCTGTCACCGGGTATTTATTACCACTTACCAGTTGATTTTGCAAGTTTTTATTTGTTTCTTGCATTTTGTAAAGAATATTATAGCATTTTTTATTAATGTTAAGGTAATATTGCAATTTTATTTATTATTTTACTCATTTCTTATGTTATATTTTCCCTTTATTTCCTTTGTATGACCTGCCTCTAACCAGTCTGAAATGTCCCCTTTTGGTGGTAAATTCAAGTCTAAAACAGATAAAATTTTAATTGATCCAAGGTTTTTTTGTTGGTATACCAACTTTTTTTGATTGGATCCAACGTTTTTTTCATTGGATCCAAAGTCAAAATCATTGTTTTTTTGTATATTAAGTTTGTTTTTTTGATATTTTAATAATGACTCTGCAATATATTCCATGTGTGCTATGCCTGCATTTTAAAAAATAATATCATAACGAAATTTACGTTATGATACTTTATGTATTCCTGTTATAATCTGAAATTCTCCCATCCAATTAAGCTTAATTGTTCCTGTCCTGCCTCCTCTGTTTTTTGATATATTTATTTCAATTATCCCTTTGTCTTTACTATTAGCATTATAGTATTCATCCCTGTAAAGTAATAAAACAACATCTGCATTTTCTTCAATCCCCGAACTTTCTTTAAGGTCTGATAATGCAGGTCGTTTGTCCCCCCTTGATTCTACCCCTCTGTTAAGCTGGCTTAATGCTATTACAGGAACATCAAGGTCTTTTGCTAAATTCTTTAGCATAATACATATATTTGTTACCCTCTGTCTTTCTGTTTCCGCATCTGCATTAACTAAGCCTATATGGTCTACTATTACCATGTCTAACATATTTTTTATTTTAAACTTCTTAGCTTGTCTTATTATGTCATTGATGTTAAGCCCTGCTTTATCTATTACAATTAATTTCTGCTTTGAAAATCTATCTTGTGCATTATTAAGTTTTTTTATTTCCTCTGGTGTTATTCTCCCTATATCAATTTTAGCCATATCAACTAAGCTTTGCGACGCTAATATCCTAAGTCCTATCTCAATAGCCGTCATTTCAAGGGAAAAATATAAAACATTTTTTGTTTTGGAAACATAATCAGCAATATTTATTGCTAATGCCGATTTACCCATTCCCGGACGTCCTGCTATTACATACATTTTCTTATTCTGAAATCCATTAAGTATTAGGTCAAGCTGTGAAATATTGCAGGTAATGCCTTTAATTTTCCCTCCTTGTTTCATGTTCTCATCTATAACATCAAACAATTCCTTGTTTATTTTCTCCGCTGTCCATATATCCATTTTATCATCATCAAAGGTGATTATATCCTGCATAAGCTCATTTATAAGGATGTTATAATCTTTATTTTCTATATCCTTATAAACATTCGTAAAGGTATTTATTAGCTGTCTTTTATAATAATTATTTTTTATAATCTCTATTTTATTTTTATCTAAGAAAATATCACCATGCATTGCTAAGTCTGATATATAACTATGTCCGCCTATTTCTTGAACATTTATCTCATTAGCGATATTTATAATATCAATTGATTTACCTTCTTGAAAAAGCTTAAACATTACAGCATATAATTTTTGATGTTTAGGTATATAAAAATGCTCTGGTTTAAGATCTATTTCAACAATAACCTCATTCTTTGTTAATATAAGCCCTAATATAGCCTGTTCTGCTTGAAGGTTAAATAATACTTTCTGTTCCACCTACGGCATACCTCCATTACATTAAATCGCTTAAGTCTGCTTCTTTAATCCATGTGTTATTAGTATTAATTTCTGCCTTAAAAACATCTGCCATACTTGGAGAAAAGGAAACATTTTTTAATACCCAATCGATTCTTTGCTTAAATTCTTCATCTGTCATGTCCTTCATGTATTCGTACCATTGTTTAGCTCTTTGTGTAGTCATTAAAAAGCCTTTCTCTTTATACTCAATATCTAACTTATTAACAAACTCTTTAAATACATTAACATCCAACATCGAAATCACTCCAATTATTGTTAATATCCTTATTATCATAATTACCTTCAATTATTTTTTGAAGGTTAGAAGGCTTAATTATCCAATCAAAACAAGCCTTCCATTTTCCACTTCTACCCGATAGGAAATCGCTATTATTAACTTTCTCAAATAAATCTTTAAAGAAATTAATATCTGGATTCTCTTTCCATCTCTGCCTTACCGTTTTTTGTCTGCTCCCTTTTATATCCCTAATTTTTGGAAGTGTAACACAAATATTATTAAAAAGATTCTTAATCTCTTCATAGGGCGTTTGAGTAAACGACTTGTCGTTTACACTATCTTCGTAAGAAGATAGTAATATATTATTATTGTTAATTGTAATACTGTTATTTGTATATTCTGCATTTTCCATAACTGGATTTTGCAGAAGTGGTTTTTTCTCCATTCCGTCATTTTGCATGAACGGTTTTAAGCTTAAGCTTTGATTTTCCTTAATTTTTGCCACTTCTTCATTTTGCATAAGTGGCTTTATATCCACTTCTTTATTTTGCATAAGTGGTTTTTCTACTATTTCGGTATTTTTATATAGTGGATTTAATTTATAAAAAACTCTTCTATACTGACCTTTACTATTTTTTTCTTTGCTTTTTGAAATAAAACCTGTTTTAATTAAAATATCTAAGTGTTTATAAAATCTATTCTTGTCTATTTTTAACTCACTTGTTATAAGTTCAAGTGAAGGAAAGGCGTAACCGTCATTACCTGCGTATGAACATAAATAGCAATATATAGCCTTAGCCTCAATAGTTAACCTTGTATCCTTCATTACTTGTTTTGGTATTATCCCGTAACCTGAGAAATTACTTGTTTTATCATCGCTCATATAATCACCCCTTAGTATAGGTGGACGGAAAATTCCGCTCACCTAAGCCTTTCCCTTTCCTCGGTGGTTTGCAGCATGTTTATTAACTTGTCCATCTTTTCATCTCCTTTCTGATTATGCTTCATTAGCTCAATCCAAAATTGGATTCAGCTAACCACCAAATGGTGGTCAGCTTTTTATGTTTTTAACCAGCGACAAATTCCGCTCGTTAAAAATCAGCTTTTTAGTGTTTTATGTCATATTTTGGTAAAAACAAAGTCTTTATTTTATAACTGAAAGGTATTATAATTAATCATAGGGTTGACTTTTAGGTTTTCTGTTACGGAAAGCCTATTTTTTTAATATCTTTGTCATTGCTTCAAGTAATTCATGGGCTTGTTTCGCTTTAGGGTTAATTATTAAAACTGTTTCTTTTTTATACGGTAATATTGCGAATGTAAACTTAGGGTCTGTTTCTGTCTTATGCAACATTAGCGGCAATTCGGATTTATAAATTTCCTTATCATCAATTGTTATTTTTAAAATATGCTTTTCATTTTCCATATTGTTTTTAGCTGTTTTCATGAAATTTTACCCCTTTCCTTTTCATCATGTATTTTTATAATTTTTCTAACTACTAACGGTTATGCTTTAAGCATAATAACTCAATTTCTCTTAATAAGTCCTCTTGCTTTTCTAAAATCTCATATACTTTGTTTTTTCTCTCTGGCTCATCTGCTTCATAGCAGGTCTTTTTTATAACAAGTCCGCCTTTATATTTTTTAATTATCACCCTTGTTTTGCTCATACTTATAGCTCCTTTCTGTAATAACTGGAACAAATTCCGCCTTAAAGGCGAAATTCATTCCATCCATGACGTTTCATTAACCCATTTTATAAAAGCTTCCCTTGGAATTAATATTCTTCTTTTTGCTGCCTGTATCTTAGGAAAATCCTTTCTATGTACTAAGTTAAGCATGGTATTATATCCTACCCCTAACATTTTAGCTGCTTCATCAATGTTAATTGTTAGTCTTTCAATCTTCTTCTTTAATGGCTCATCGTTATAAACTTCATAACCCATGTCATTTTTAATCGTATTTTCCATAATCTAATTACCCCTTTCTATATTGTTTTTACTGTTACTTTTTAAGGTGAATTTTTTTAAAAGGTATAAATGTATTACCTTGGTGTTTGGTGTGCTAAAATATGCTCTCCTCTGGGAACTTTTTAAAATAATTTTGATTTTAAAATTGACCTTTTAACCTATTAACTAAAATCTCTTTTTGTTTTGTTGATAGTTTTCTCGGAGGTCTAACTGATAACCAATTTTTCAATACAATAAAAGTTAATCCCCCATCGCCATTATCTTTTTTAAATTTAACTCCTTCTGGATTCGCCTCTGCAT encodes:
- a CDS encoding sigma-70 family RNA polymerase sigma factor; the protein is MSQSCHKVKKGSGTLTNEQMFEMYMKGDKKAREQLILKNINLVRHIANKYYVLFEVDNYKDFDLEDLIQIGTIGLIKAIEKYDPSMGNKFSTYAVIWIKQTIRRALEGHEETLSLDEKINNEGEEDNLTFIDMLKDKSFIIDEELEKKEFKSEVWAALKEKLTEQELEFIKLKFVYGLTENSIAERMGMTNKEFRNFKSRLKNNLRTKVRKLKVIYRHWIDENTFYVKAVDYSKPKVQTSFTTSTVELTVMKRELLREKLREIIKNTPPEKLGEIMRNTPMI
- a CDS encoding replicative DNA helicase — protein: MEQKVLFNLQAEQAILGLILTKNEVIVEIDLKPEHFYIPKHQKLYAVMFKLFQEGKSIDIINIANEINVQEIGGHSYISDLAMHGDIFLDKNKIEIIKNNYYKRQLINTFTNVYKDIENKDYNILINELMQDIITFDDDKMDIWTAEKINKELFDVIDENMKQGGKIKGITCNISQLDLILNGFQNKKMYVIAGRPGMGKSALAINIADYVSKTKNVLYFSLEMTAIEIGLRILASQSLVDMAKIDIGRITPEEIKKLNNAQDRFSKQKLIVIDKAGLNINDIIRQAKKFKIKNMLDMVIVDHIGLVNADAETERQRVTNICIMLKNLAKDLDVPVIALSQLNRGVESRGDKRPALSDLKESSGIEENADVVLLLYRDEYYNANSKDKGIIEINISKNRGGRTGTIKLNWMGEFQIITGIHKVS
- a CDS encoding helix-turn-helix domain-containing protein, with amino-acid sequence MSDDKTSNFSGYGIIPKQVMKDTRLTIEAKAIYCYLCSYAGNDGYAFPSLELITSELKIDKNRFYKHLDILIKTGFISKSKEKNSKGQYRRVFYKLNPLYKNTEIVEKPLMQNKEVDIKPLMQNEEVAKIKENQSLSLKPFMQNDGMEKKPLLQNPVMENAEYTNNSITINNNNILLSSYEDSVNDKSFTQTPYEEIKNLFNNICVTLPKIRDIKGSRQKTVRQRWKENPDINFFKDLFEKVNNSDFLSGRSGKWKACFDWIIKPSNLQKIIEGNYDNKDINNNWSDFDVGC
- a CDS encoding helix-turn-helix domain-containing protein, which translates into the protein MENTIKNDMGYEVYNDEPLKKKIERLTINIDEAAKMLGVGYNTMLNLVHRKDFPKIQAAKRRILIPREAFIKWVNETSWME